One genomic region from Salvia hispanica cultivar TCC Black 2014 chromosome 2, UniMelb_Shisp_WGS_1.0, whole genome shotgun sequence encodes:
- the LOC125208226 gene encoding uncharacterized protein LOC125208226, whose product MGGRNMATISLPRVIVIKSKAYGSKGHAYFKADGASVVLGEEDIFSTLVKIDVERSITNANYVNLKFGYFNIYWRRKENDKFIIAESNQVEEDVSKPSCTLFGKRQITLMVLTPASAITASASMSEKPSHSELLLVSQRSITFYCFLLSCVLCFVSFSCR is encoded by the exons ATG GGTGGAAGAAACATGGCAACAATCTCTCTTCCAAGGGTGATCGTGATCAAATCGAAAGCGTACGGAAGTAAAGGCCATGCTTACTTCAAGGCTGATGGCGCATCAGTAGTTTTGGGAGAAGAGGACATATTCAGCACGCTCGTCAAGATTGATGTGGAGCGTTCTATCACTAACGCCAATTATGTCAACCTCAAATTCGGCTATTTCAACATTTACTGGCGCCGCAAAGAAAACGACAAATTCATCATTGCTGAATCCAACCAGGTGGAAGAGGACGTCTCAAAGCCCTCCTGCACCTTGTTTGGAAAACGACAAATCACGTTGATGGTACTTACACCGGCGTCAGCTATTACAGCTTCAGCTTCCATGTCAGAGAAACCAAGTCACTCTGAGCTACTACTTGTGTCCCAAAGATCCATTaccttttattgttttctctTAAGTTGTGTGCTTTGTTTCGTTTCCTTTTCTTGTCGTTAA
- the LOC125208009 gene encoding uncharacterized protein LOC125208009: MRVAIGGRRGHSRSTDEPPKPDKSKLWCSHCGKNKHTRDTCFLRVGYPEWWNERQKARAQAKFSVVGIAETRQRQIAPIQNRGGVIGGGNQQGNAPHPENNASGGGGGVGSEIRVGNFLERTGAAESPNWGGGGTITGGYSDEEDRWAWH, from the exons ATGAGAGTCGCGATAGGAGGAAGGAGAGGGCACTCTCGTAGCACCGATGAACCACCAAAGCCGGACAAGAGCAAGCTGTGGTGCTCCCACTGCGGGAAGAACAAGCACACGAGGGATACTTGTTTCCTTCGGGTGGGATATCCAGAGTGGTGGAATGAGAGGCAAAAGGCGAGAGCTCAGGCGAAATTCTCCGTGGTTGGGATCGCCGAAACAAGGCAACGACAAATCGCCCCAATCCAGAACAGAGGAGGGGTAATCGGAGGCGGAAACCAGCAGGGGAACGCCCCCCATCCGGAAAACAATGCTAGcggtggtggcggcggcgtGGGCAGCGAGATTCGGGTCGGGAATTTCTTGGAACGAACTGGAGCGGCGGAATCGCCGAATTGGGGAGGAGGCGGAACGATAACAGGAG GATATTCGGACGAGGAGGATcgttgggcgtggcactga